One part of the Xiphophorus hellerii strain 12219 chromosome 17, Xiphophorus_hellerii-4.1, whole genome shotgun sequence genome encodes these proteins:
- the LOC116736606 gene encoding sodium- and chloride-dependent betaine transporter-like, with translation MTEERDKWGSAEEHRRDKQDPEEGVQPRGKWANNMEFILSMAGEIIGLGNVWRFPYLCYKNGGGVFLIPYCVFLFCCGIPVFFLETALGQYTSEGGVTAWRKICPMFEGLGIASQVIVIYLNIYYIVVLAWAIFYLINSFNIPLPWSSCANSWNTDFCFSRPGLFANPELFDKDYNWSFLHNISSNGYEDNFGNFSETFLKYSSPEEEFWENRVLRMSHDNGLGNVHWELALCLLFAWVICYFCIWKGIKTTGKVVYFTATFPYLMLFILFIRGVTLPGAGDGLKYYLKPDFSKLTDPDVWRDAGTQVFFSYAVCQGVLTALGSYNKYNNNCYKDCLVLCCLNSATSIFAGFVIFSIIGFMAHDLNVPISNVTASGPGLAFIVYPRALSLLPGSPFWAVLFFLMILFLGLDSQFVCVESLATAITDLFPSRLRRPGAREILVLVIAVTCFLLGLPFVTEGGIGLFRIVDTFGPSGTSLLLIACAETLVVSWIYGADRFYDNIEDMIGYRPSPVLKYCWMFVTPLICVVTMLYNLSKDSPLSVHDELFGSSASTIAVLLIATPLICSLAYIFITLCRDPYNMTTPSKDLRQVSPDKPVLTMCNLVIFQAQREPNRNLE, from the exons ATGACAGAAGAAAGGGACAAATGGGGCTCTGCTGAAGAGCACAGGCGGGACAAACAGGATCCTGAGGAGGGGGTTCAGCCCAGGGGAAAATGGGCCAACAATATGGAGTTTATTCTCTCCATGGCTGGAGAAATAATTGGCCTTGGAAATGTTTGGCGCTTTCCCTATCTGTGCTATAAGAATGGAGGAG GGGTCTTTCTCATCCCCTACTGTGTGTTCCTTTTCTGCTGTGGCATCCCTGTGTTTTTTCTGGAGACTGCGTTGGGCCAGTACACCAGTGAGGGTGGGGTGACCGCCTGGAGGAAAATATGTCCCATGTTCGAGG GTTTGGGGATTGCGTCCCAGGTGATTGTGATCTATTTGAACATCTATTACATTGTGGTTTTGGCTTGGGCTATCTTCTACCTAATAAACTCTTTCAATATCCCCCTGCCTTGGTCTTCATGTGCAAACTCCTGGAACACTG ATTTTTGCTTTAGTCGACCGGGCTTGTTTGCCAACCCTGAGCTTTTTGATAAAGATTACAACTGGTCGTTTCTGCACAACATCTCCTCAAATGGCTACGAAGACAACTTTGGTAACTT cagtgAAACTTTTTTGAAATACAGCTCCCCAGAGGAGGAGTTCTGGGA AAACCGTGTGTTGAGAATGTCACATGACAATGGTTTGGGTAATGTGCACTGGGAGCTGGCTCTGTGTCTCCTGTTTGCGTGGGTGATATGTTACTTCTGCATCTGGAAGGGAATCAAAACCACTGGAAAG GTTGTGTACTTCACTGCTACATTCCCATACCTGATGCTGTTCATCCTGTTTATCCGTGGAGTGACACTCCCAGGAGCAGGAGACGGCCTCAAGTATTACCTCAAACCTGACTTCAGCAAGCTCACTGATCCTGAT GTGTGGCGTGACGCAGGGACGCAGGTCTTCTTTTCCTACGCTGTGTGTCAAGGAGTCCTGACGGCTCTGGGAAGCTACAACAAGTACAACAATAACTGTTACAA GGATTGCTTGGTGCTGTGTTGTCTGAATAGCGCAACTAGTATCTTTGCTGGCTTCGTCATCTTTTCCATAATTGGATTCATGGCTCACGACCTCAACGTTCCCATAAGCAACGTTACAGCCAGCG GTCCAGGTTTGGCCTTCATCGTCTATCCCAGGGCTCTGTCGTTGCTTCCCGGTTCACCTTTCTGGGCCGTGCTCTTCTTCCTGATGATTCTCTTCCTGGGTCTCGACAGTCAG tttgtgtgtgtggagagcCTGGCCACAGCCATCACAGACCTGTTCCCAAGCCGTCTGAGAAGACCAGGCGCCAGGGAGATCCTGGTCCTGGTCATTGCAGTTACTTGCTTCCTGTTGGGGCTGCCATTTGTTACAGAG GGAGGGATAGGTCTGTTCCGTATTGTCGACACCTTTGGTCCTAGTGGAACCAGCCTCCTCCTCATTGCTTGTGCAGAGACCCTTGTTGTTTCCTGGATTTATG GCGCGGATCGTTTCTATGACAACATTGAGGATATGATTGGGTACAGACCGTCCCCTGTTCTAAAGTACTGCTGGATGTTTGTGACCCCACTCATATGTGTG GTTACAATGCTGTATAACTTGTCAAAAGACAGCCCACTGAGTGTGCACGATGAACTGTTTGGATCGTCGGCTTCTACAATAGCTGTTCTACTAATTGCCACTCCACTGATATGCAGTCTTGCGTATATTTTCATCACTCTGTGCAGG GATCCATACAACATGACCACACCATCTAAAGACCTGCGACAGGTTTCCCCCGATAAGCCGGTTCTGACGATGTGCAATCTGGTCATCTTTCAAGCACAACGGGAGCCAAACAGAAATCTGGAGTAA
- the LOC116736907 gene encoding protein mono-ADP-ribosyltransferase PARP11-like has protein sequence MLAIRSSDEESTEIEEMDTSEPNWCWFYLAECGVWHMFEIDPSAACSVTSAQIEQCYNRNQRGVMEFYTAKYTYRLDFSVMRQINVTTGKQRPIKRSLHSTTGFRFICDNLALPVPCHWERINTDESYQLIQLGRDTYEFKEVARLYDRTMDHPIKSIQRIQNLDLWEFFCRKKTQLRKVKRTLDIEERMLFHGTGHSNIQAICTFNFDWRLTGSHGDVYGKGSYFARDAKYSSKFCHTTGKHNTTLQRHGLAPPIFANEPPYKTMFLARVLVGEYTVGHPMYCRPPSKDASFTNFYDSCVDDMANPKIYVIFDSNQIYPEYLIEFY, from the exons ATGTTAGCCATCAGATCTTCAGACGAGGAGTCCACTGAGATTGAGGAGATGGACACCTCAGAGCCAAACTGGTGCTGGTTCTACTTGGCCGAATGCGGAGTCTGGCACATGTTTGAG ATTGATCCCAGTGCAGCCTGCTCAGTGACCAGCGCTCAGATTGAGCAGTGCTATAACAGGAACCAGCGAGGGGTCATGGAGTTCTACACAGCCAAATACACCTATAGACTGGACTTCTCGG tTATGCGACAAATTAACGTGACAACAGGAAAACAGAGGCCAATTAAACGCTCCCTACACTCTACCACTGGCTTTCG GTTTATTTGTGATAATCTGGCCTTGCCTGTGCCATGTCATTGGGAGCGAATCAATACAGACGAGTCCTATCAG cttatCCAACTTGGTAGAGACACATATGAGTTTAAGGAAGTAGCCAGGCTGTACGATAGGACGATGGATCATCCAATAAAATCCATCCAGAGGATCCAGAACTTGGACTTGTGGGAGTTCTTCTGCAG GAAGAAAACACAATTGCGAAAAGTCAAGCGAACTCTGGATATTGAAGAGCGAATGCTGTTTCATGGAACAGGACACAGCAACATACAAGCTATTTGTACGTTTAACTTTGACTGGCGTCTGACAGGGAGTCATGGTGATGTTTATGGCAAAG GGAGCTACTTCGCCCGAGACGCCAAATATTCCAGTAAATTCTGCCACACAACCGGGAAACACAACACCACCTTGCAGAGGCACGGACTCGCTCCGCCTATATTTGCCAACGAGCCGCCCTATAAAACCATGTTCCTCGCCAGAGTGCTTGTTGGCGAATACACGGTCGGTCATCCCATGTACTGCAGGCCGCCCTCCAAGGATGCTAGCTTCACCAACTTCTACGACAGCTGCGTGGACGATATGGCCAACCCAAAGATATACGTTATATTTGACAGCAATCAGATCTACCCAGAGTATCTGATCGAGTTCTATTGA
- the LOC116736908 gene encoding protein mono-ADP-ribosyltransferase PARP11-like: protein MWALDEEKNMDISDTPWSWYYLEDCGRWHRVEDDPSKSIRSQDMEEYYLRDSKSIININTLNFRSKIDFSVMLQTDLTTGKQRRIQRNFNLEKSCSCFCGPPVFWENFDPTAPYQLIRLSELTSEYQTVADYVIRDGLLSKSIVSISRIQNLELWEIYCRKKKQLMKIKSVQDIPERRLFHGTDTKNVDSICKYNFDLRKPKTNGRTFGNGIYFAIHASFADKYSTNSTHDGNTKSIFLARVMIGKFKLGQQDLLKPDDENAFDSCVNDANHPTIFIIFDPNQIYPEYLIEYQ from the exons ATGTGGGCTctagatgaagaaaaaaatatggacaTATCCGACACTCCGTGGAGTTGGTATTATCTGGAAGACTGTGGGAGGTGGCACAGAGTTGAG GATGATCCCAGCAAGTCCATTAGGAGTCAGGACATGGAAGAATATTATTTGAGAGACTCGAAATCCATTATTAACATAAATACGTTGAACTTCAGAAGCAAGATTGATTTTTCAG tGATGTTGCAGACCGACCTCACCACAGGAAAACAAAGGCGAATCCAACGCAACTTTAATCTTGAGAAAAG CTGTTCCTGTTTCTGTGGACCGCCTGTTTTCTGGGAAAACTTTGATCCTACAGCTCCTTATCAG CTCATCCGACTGAGTGAGCTCACCTCAGAGTATCAGACTGTGGCAGATTATGTGATCCGTGATGGTCTCCTATCCAAATCCATCGTATCAATAAGCAGAATACAGAATCTGGAACTCTGGGAAATATACTGCCG GAAGAAGAAACAGCTTATGAAAATTAAAAGTGTCCAAGATATTCCTGAAAGGCGCCTTTTCCACGGGACTGACACTAAAAACGTGGACAGCATTTGCAAGTACAACTTTGATTTAAGGAAACCTAAAACGAACGGAAGAACATTTGGTAATG GTATATATTTTGCCATCCATGCATCATTTGCAGACAAATACAGTACCAACAGCACACATGATGGAAACACTAAAAGCATATTTCTTGCTCGGGTGATGATAGGGAAATTTAAACTTGGACAACAGGATTTACTTAAGCCAGATGATGAAAACGCATTTGACAGTTGTGTGAATGATGCCAATCATCCCacaatatttattatatttgatCCAAATCAAATATACCCGGAATATCTTATAGAGTACCAATAG
- the LOC116737143 gene encoding trifunctional purine biosynthetic protein adenosine-3-like has translation MRILTGIFVKKWHGRLLNIHPSLLPSFKGVNAQQQALQARVLITGCTVHFVAEEVDAGAVVVQEAVPVLVGDTEESLSARIREAEHKAFPKALELVASGAVQLGPDGNIVWKQGR, from the exons ATGAGGATCCTGACTGGGATCTTTGTGAAAAAATGGCATG GGAGGCTCCTCAACATTCATCCCTCCCTGCTGCCTTCATTCAAAGGGGTCAATGCCCAGCAACAGGCTCTCCAGGCCAGAGTGCTGATAACTGGGTGCACCGTCCACTTTGTAGCT GAAGAGGTTGATGCAGGCGCCGTCGTGGTCCAGGAAGCCGTTCCGGTGTTGGTTGGAGACACAGAGGAAAGTCTGTCGGCCAGAATCAGGGAGGCCGAGCACAAAGCGTTCCCTAAAGCTCTGGAGCTGGTGGCCAGTGGAGCGGTACAACTGGGACCAGATGGAAACATAGTCTGGAAGCAAGGGCGTTGA